A portion of the Citrobacter rodentium NBRC 105723 = DSM 16636 genome contains these proteins:
- a CDS encoding DUF2442 domain-containing protein, which yields MTISPKNVKFDEYNMWVELSDARTLGIPLAWFPKLMHASPDERNDFELSRRGIHWDSLNEDVSIEGLLAGRGDVTFRPHSAA from the coding sequence ATGACTATTTCGCCTAAAAACGTAAAGTTCGACGAATACAATATGTGGGTAGAGTTAAGCGATGCCCGTACACTGGGCATACCGTTGGCATGGTTTCCCAAATTGATGCACGCCAGCCCTGATGAGCGAAACGACTTTGAGTTAAGCCGCCGTGGTATTCACTGGGATAGCCTCAATGAGGATGTTTCTATTGAAGGGCTTCTCGCCGGGCGTGGCGATGTGACATTCAGGCCGCACAGCGCCGCATAA
- a CDS encoding DUF4160 domain-containing protein, whose translation MPVILRFKGYRFFFYSNEGAPLEPAHIHIRGTDGEAKFWLTPEVLLARNDGFNARDLKELVGVVEENRKLLMEAWNDYFA comes from the coding sequence ATGCCTGTCATACTAAGATTTAAGGGGTATCGGTTCTTTTTCTATTCGAATGAGGGCGCCCCCCTCGAACCGGCACACATTCACATTCGCGGCACTGATGGTGAGGCAAAATTCTGGCTAACACCTGAAGTGCTGCTGGCGCGTAATGATGGTTTTAATGCTCGCGATCTGAAGGAGCTGGTGGGAGTGGTTGAAGAAAATCGCAAACTACTAATGGAGGCGTGGAATGACTATTTCGCCTAA
- a CDS encoding formate/nitrite transporter family protein produces MDNLENDKIDRHSDDLEVESEEKQRGKKIEVDEERLPSRAMAIHEHIRQDGEKEMERDAMALLWSAIAAGLSMGASLLAKGIFHVQLEGVPGGFLIENLGYTFGFIIVIMARQQLFTENTVTAVLPVMQNPTLGNFGLLMRLWSVVLLGNVLGTGIAAWAFEYMPIFDEETRDAFVKIGMEVMKNSPTEMFANAIISGWLIATMVWMFPAAGAAKIVVIILMTWLIALGDTTHIVVGSVEILYLVFNGTLHWSDFIWPFALPTLAGNICGGTFIFALMSHAQIRNDMSNKRKEEARQRASGQEKQEKQR; encoded by the coding sequence ATGGATAATCTTGAAAACGATAAAATTGATCGCCACAGCGACGATCTGGAAGTGGAAAGCGAAGAGAAACAGCGCGGAAAAAAGATTGAGGTCGATGAAGAGCGCCTCCCTTCCCGCGCGATGGCGATCCACGAGCATATCCGCCAGGATGGCGAGAAAGAGATGGAGCGCGACGCGATGGCGCTGCTATGGTCCGCCATCGCCGCCGGGCTTTCAATGGGCGCATCGCTGCTGGCGAAGGGCATTTTCCACGTTCAGCTTGAAGGCGTTCCCGGCGGTTTTTTAATAGAGAACCTCGGCTACACCTTTGGCTTTATTATCGTCATTATGGCGCGCCAGCAGCTTTTTACTGAAAACACCGTGACAGCGGTTTTACCGGTAATGCAAAACCCGACGCTCGGCAACTTCGGCCTGCTGATGCGCCTGTGGAGCGTAGTGCTGCTTGGCAACGTGCTCGGTACCGGTATTGCCGCATGGGCGTTTGAGTATATGCCTATTTTTGACGAAGAGACGCGCGACGCGTTTGTCAAAATCGGCATGGAGGTGATGAAAAACAGCCCCACTGAGATGTTTGCCAACGCCATTATCTCCGGCTGGCTTATCGCCACGATGGTGTGGATGTTCCCGGCGGCCGGGGCGGCCAAAATCGTGGTGATTATCCTGATGACCTGGCTAATTGCCCTTGGCGACACCACCCATATCGTTGTCGGTTCGGTGGAAATACTCTATCTGGTGTTTAACGGCACGCTGCACTGGAGCGATTTTATCTGGCCGTTCGCCTTGCCAACGCTGGCCGGCAATATTTGCGGCGGAACGTTTATCTTTGCGCTGATGAGCCACGCGCAGATTCGCAACGACATGAGCAACAAGCGTAAAGAAGAGGCCCGACAGCGCGCGTCTGGGCAAGAAAAGCAGGAAAAACAACGCTGA
- the mlaA gene encoding phospholipid-binding lipoprotein MlaA, giving the protein MKLRLSALALGTTLLVGCASSGTEQQGRSDPFEGFNRTMYNFNFNVLDPYVVRPVAVAWRDYVPQPARNGLSNFTGNLEEPAVMVNYFLQGDPYQGMVHFTRFFLNTLLGMGGFIDVAGMANPKLQRVEPHRFGSTLGHYGVGYGPYVQLPFYGSWTLREDGGDMADTLYPVLSWLTWPMSIGKWTIEGIETRAQLLDSDGLLRQSSDPYIMVREAYFQRHDFIANGGKLKPQENPNAQAIEDDLKEIDAE; this is encoded by the coding sequence ATGAAGCTTCGCCTGTCGGCGCTTGCGCTGGGAACCACACTGCTGGTGGGCTGTGCAAGTTCCGGTACAGAACAGCAGGGGCGCTCGGACCCGTTTGAAGGGTTCAACCGCACTATGTACAACTTCAACTTTAACGTGTTGGATCCGTATGTCGTTCGACCGGTGGCTGTCGCCTGGCGTGATTATGTTCCGCAGCCCGCCCGTAATGGTCTGAGCAACTTCACCGGCAACCTCGAAGAACCAGCGGTGATGGTGAACTATTTCCTGCAGGGCGATCCGTATCAGGGAATGGTGCATTTTACCCGCTTCTTCCTGAACACGCTTCTCGGGATGGGCGGCTTTATTGACGTCGCGGGGATGGCGAACCCGAAACTGCAGCGCGTTGAACCGCATCGCTTCGGCAGCACTCTGGGGCACTACGGCGTAGGCTACGGTCCTTATGTGCAGTTGCCGTTCTACGGCAGCTGGACGCTGCGTGAGGATGGCGGCGATATGGCCGATACGCTTTATCCGGTCCTCTCCTGGCTGACCTGGCCGATGTCTATCGGTAAATGGACGATTGAAGGGATTGAAACCCGCGCCCAGCTGCTGGATTCCGATGGCCTGCTGCGTCAGTCCTCCGATCCGTACATTATGGTGCGTGAGGCCTACTTCCAGCGTCATGACTTTATCGCCAACGGCGGGAAGCTCAAGCCGCAGGAAAACCCGAACGCCCAGGCGATTGAGGATGATTTAAAAGAGATCGACGCCGAGTAA
- the fadL gene encoding long-chain fatty acid transporter FadL, giving the protein MSQKTLFTKSALAVAVALISTQAWSAGFQLNEFSSSGLGRAYSGEGAIADDAGNVSRNPALITMFDRPTFSGGAIFVDPDVDISGRSRIGNDASQDNIAPTAWVPNLHFVAPINDQFGWGASVTSNYGLATEFNNTYAAGSMGGKTDLETLNLNLSGAYRLNNHFSFGLGFNAVYAKAKLERYAGDLPQQIVAGSGGLIPPALAAQYPADTQIARLKGDEWGFGWNAGILYEVDKDNRYGFTYRSEVKVDFDGDYRSSLPSMDRIPPQLRPVFASLPAGTNGGTIDGSLNLNLPEMWEVSGYNRVAPQWAVHYSMAYTSWSQFEELKAKNNNGQTLFYKEEGFKDSYRIALGTTYYYDDTWTFRTGIAFDDSPVPANRRSISIPDQDRFWLSAGATYAFNKDASVDVGVSYMHGQKVKFEEGPYSFESEGKAWLYGMNLNYAF; this is encoded by the coding sequence ATGAGCCAGAAAACCCTGTTTACAAAGTCTGCTCTCGCAGTCGCAGTGGCACTTATCTCCACCCAGGCCTGGTCTGCAGGCTTTCAGCTAAACGAATTTTCTTCCTCTGGTCTTGGCCGGGCCTATTCCGGGGAAGGCGCAATCGCTGACGATGCGGGTAACGTCAGTCGCAACCCGGCGCTGATCACCATGTTCGACCGTCCGACCTTCTCTGGCGGCGCAATTTTTGTCGATCCGGACGTGGATATTTCCGGTCGCTCGCGCATCGGTAACGACGCCAGCCAGGACAACATCGCGCCGACGGCATGGGTGCCGAACCTGCACTTTGTGGCTCCCATTAACGATCAGTTCGGTTGGGGAGCGTCCGTCACCTCTAACTATGGTCTGGCGACCGAGTTTAATAATACTTACGCCGCAGGCTCGATGGGCGGGAAAACCGATCTGGAAACCCTTAACCTGAACCTGAGCGGCGCCTATCGCCTGAATAATCACTTCAGCTTCGGCCTCGGCTTTAACGCCGTGTATGCCAAAGCGAAACTTGAGCGCTATGCGGGCGACCTGCCGCAGCAGATCGTCGCAGGCTCCGGCGGCCTGATTCCTCCTGCGCTGGCTGCTCAGTATCCGGCCGACACGCAGATTGCGCGTCTGAAGGGCGACGAGTGGGGCTTCGGCTGGAACGCCGGTATCCTTTACGAAGTGGATAAAGACAACCGCTACGGCTTCACCTACCGCTCGGAAGTGAAAGTCGACTTCGACGGCGATTACCGCAGCAGTCTGCCGTCAATGGATCGTATTCCGCCGCAGCTGCGCCCGGTATTCGCCAGCCTGCCTGCCGGTACCAACGGCGGTACGATCGACGGCTCACTTAACCTGAACCTGCCGGAAATGTGGGAAGTTTCAGGTTACAACCGCGTTGCGCCGCAGTGGGCGGTTCACTACAGCATGGCGTATACCAGCTGGAGTCAGTTCGAAGAGCTGAAAGCGAAAAACAACAACGGCCAGACGCTGTTCTATAAAGAAGAAGGCTTTAAGGATTCCTATCGCATCGCGTTGGGGACAACTTACTACTACGACGATACCTGGACATTCCGTACCGGTATCGCCTTCGATGACAGCCCGGTTCCGGCTAACCGTCGCTCCATCTCCATTCCGGACCAGGACCGCTTCTGGCTGAGCGCAGGCGCAACCTACGCCTTTAATAAGGATGCTTCGGTCGATGTCGGCGTCTCTTATATGCACGGTCAAAAAGTTAAATTCGAAGAAGGCCCGTACTCTTTCGAATCTGAAGGTAAGGCCTGGCTGTACGGTATGAACCTCAACTACGCGTTCTGA
- a CDS encoding YfcZ/YiiS family protein, producing MSKCSADETPVCCCMDVGTIMDNSDCTASYSRVFANRAEAEETLAALTEKARNVESEPCQITPTFTEESDGVRLDIDFVFACEAETLIFQLGLR from the coding sequence ATGAGTAAATGCAGTGCTGATGAAACCCCGGTTTGCTGCTGTATGGATGTTGGTACCATCATGGACAACTCCGATTGCACCGCGTCATACAGCCGTGTGTTCGCTAACCGCGCAGAAGCTGAAGAAACGCTGGCGGCGCTGACCGAAAAGGCGCGTAACGTGGAATCTGAGCCTTGCCAGATCACCCCGACCTTTACCGAAGAGTCTGACGGCGTGCGCCTGGATATCGATTTTGTTTTTGCCTGCGAAGCCGAAACGCTGATCTTCCAGCTGGGTCTGCGTTAA
- the fadI gene encoding acetyl-CoA C-acyltransferase FadI — protein sequence MSQALPLVTRQGDRIAIVSGLRTPFARQATAYHGIPAVDLGKMVVGELLARSEIPADVIEQLVFGQVVQMPEAPNIAREIVLGTGMSVHTDAYSVSRACATSFQAVANVAESLMAGTIRAGIAGGADSSSVLPIGVSKKLARVLVDANKARTMGQRLKLFSRLRLRDLLPVPPAVAEYSTGLRMGDTAEQMAKTYGITREEQDALAHRSHQRAAQAWADGKLNDEVMTAWTPPYKAPLSEDNNIRGNSTLADYARLRPAFDRRHGTVTAANSTPLTDGAAAVILMTESRAKELGLIPLGYLRSYAFTAIDVWQDMLLGPAWSTPLALERAGLTLSDLTLIDMHEAFAAQTLANLQLLASERFAREVLGRSHATGEVDDSKFNVLGGSIAYGHPFAATGARMITQTLRELRRRGGGFGLVTACAAGGLGAAMVLEAD from the coding sequence ATGAGTCAGGCTTTACCGCTGGTCACCCGTCAGGGCGATCGCATCGCTATTGTGAGCGGTTTACGTACCCCCTTTGCCCGCCAGGCTACCGCTTATCATGGCATTCCCGCCGTCGATCTCGGAAAAATGGTGGTTGGCGAACTGCTGGCGCGCAGCGAAATTCCCGCTGATGTTATCGAACAACTGGTGTTTGGCCAGGTTGTGCAGATGCCGGAAGCGCCGAATATTGCCCGTGAAATTGTGCTGGGAACAGGAATGAGCGTCCATACCGATGCCTACAGCGTGAGTCGGGCCTGCGCGACCAGCTTTCAGGCGGTGGCTAACGTGGCGGAAAGCCTGATGGCCGGCACTATCCGCGCCGGTATCGCCGGCGGCGCGGACTCCTCTTCCGTGCTGCCGATTGGCGTCAGCAAAAAGCTGGCGCGGGTGCTGGTCGATGCCAATAAAGCCCGCACGATGGGGCAACGTCTGAAGCTCTTTTCCCGTCTGCGTCTGCGCGATCTGTTGCCCGTGCCGCCCGCCGTCGCTGAATACTCGACCGGCCTGCGGATGGGCGATACCGCCGAACAGATGGCAAAAACCTACGGCATTACCCGCGAGGAGCAGGATGCGCTGGCGCATCGCTCGCACCAGCGCGCCGCGCAGGCTTGGGCCGACGGAAAACTGAACGACGAGGTGATGACGGCCTGGACGCCGCCGTATAAAGCGCCGCTGTCTGAGGATAACAATATTCGCGGCAATTCGACGCTTGCCGATTATGCCAGGCTGCGTCCGGCCTTTGATCGCCGGCACGGTACGGTGACCGCCGCTAACAGTACGCCGCTGACGGACGGCGCGGCGGCGGTGATCCTGATGACTGAATCCCGCGCAAAAGAGCTGGGGCTTATCCCGCTCGGCTATTTGCGCAGCTACGCCTTTACCGCCATTGACGTCTGGCAGGACATGCTGCTGGGTCCGGCTTGGTCAACGCCGCTGGCGCTGGAACGCGCCGGATTAACCCTGAGCGATCTGACGCTGATTGATATGCACGAAGCCTTTGCCGCCCAGACGCTGGCCAATCTTCAGCTGCTGGCAAGCGAGCGCTTCGCCCGTGAGGTATTGGGGCGTTCCCACGCCACCGGCGAGGTTGATGACAGCAAATTCAACGTACTTGGCGGTTCCATTGCCTACGGACATCCGTTTGCCGCGACCGGCGCGCGGATGATCACCCAAACCCTGCGCGAATTACGCCGTCGGGGAGGCGGTTTTGGTTTAGTCACCGCCTGCGCGGCGGGCGGTCTGGGTGCGGCAATGGTTCTGGAGGCGGATTAA
- the fadJ gene encoding fatty acid oxidation complex subunit alpha FadJ: MDMRSAFTLNLRPDNVAVIAIDVPDEKMNTLKAEFASQVRAILKQLRDNRELRGVVFISAKADNFIAGADINMIGNCASAEEAQALARQGQQLMAEINALSVPVVAAIHGPCLGGGLELALACHARICTDDKKTVLGLPEVQLGLLPGSGGTQRLPRLVGVSTALDMILSGKQLRAKQALKIGLVDEVVPRSILLEAAVERAKQDRTEHRPLPVRERVLAGPLGRALLFRMAGKKTQHKTHGNYPAAERILQVIETGLAQGVSSGYEAEARAFGELAMSPQSRALRAIFFASTDVKKDPGSAESAGPLASVGVLGGGLMGGGIAYVTACKGGLPVRIKDIDAKGINHALKYSWDQLETKVRRRHIKASERDKQLALISGATDYRGFSRRDVIIEAVFEDLALKQRMVAEVEQNCAPHTIFASNTSSLPISDIAANAARPEQVIGLHFFSPVEKMPLVEVIPHASTSGKTIATTVKLAKKQGKTPIVVQDKAGFYVNRILAPYINEAIRMLTEGERVEQIDDALVKFGFPVGPIQLLDEVGIDTGTKIIPVLEAAYGERFSAPANVVTSILNDDRKGRKNGRGFYLYGAKGRKSKKQADPAIYTLIGASGQGRLSARQMAERCVMLMLNEAARCFDEQVIRSARDGDIGAVFGIGFPPFLGGPFRYMDSLGAGEVVAVLQRLASQYGPRFAPCEALLQMAERGESFWKTDATDPK, from the coding sequence ATGGACATGAGATCGGCGTTTACGCTTAACCTGCGTCCGGACAACGTTGCGGTTATCGCCATTGACGTTCCGGATGAGAAGATGAACACCCTGAAAGCGGAGTTTGCCAGCCAGGTGCGCGCTATTCTGAAACAGCTTCGCGACAACCGCGAGCTGCGCGGCGTGGTGTTTATTTCCGCCAAAGCGGACAACTTTATCGCCGGCGCGGATATCAACATGATCGGCAACTGCGCCAGCGCGGAAGAGGCGCAGGCGTTGGCTCGTCAGGGGCAGCAGTTAATGGCGGAAATCAACGCGCTTTCGGTGCCGGTTGTCGCCGCCATACACGGCCCCTGCTTGGGCGGCGGTCTGGAACTGGCGCTGGCCTGCCACGCGCGAATCTGTACCGACGACAAGAAAACGGTGCTCGGTCTGCCGGAGGTACAGCTTGGACTGCTGCCCGGTTCCGGCGGTACCCAGCGGTTGCCGCGTCTGGTAGGCGTCAGTACGGCGCTGGATATGATCCTCAGCGGTAAACAGCTGCGGGCAAAGCAGGCGTTAAAAATTGGACTGGTGGACGAGGTGGTTCCGCGCTCAATCCTGCTGGAGGCTGCTGTCGAACGGGCGAAGCAGGATCGAACCGAGCACCGTCCGCTGCCGGTGCGCGAGCGGGTTCTGGCGGGGCCGCTTGGCCGCGCGCTGCTGTTCCGTATGGCTGGCAAGAAAACGCAACACAAGACCCACGGTAATTATCCTGCCGCCGAACGCATTTTGCAGGTCATTGAAACCGGGCTGGCGCAGGGCGTCAGCAGTGGCTATGAGGCGGAAGCCCGCGCATTTGGCGAACTGGCGATGTCGCCGCAATCGCGCGCGCTGCGCGCCATTTTCTTTGCCAGTACGGATGTGAAAAAAGATCCAGGCAGCGCTGAATCTGCCGGGCCGCTTGCCAGCGTTGGCGTGTTAGGCGGGGGATTAATGGGCGGCGGTATTGCCTACGTCACGGCCTGTAAAGGCGGCTTGCCAGTTCGCATTAAAGATATTGACGCGAAAGGGATTAATCATGCGCTGAAATACAGCTGGGATCAGCTTGAAACGAAGGTGCGCCGCCGCCATATCAAAGCCAGTGAGCGGGATAAACAGCTGGCGCTGATTTCAGGCGCCACGGACTATCGTGGTTTTTCCCGCCGCGACGTTATTATTGAAGCGGTATTTGAAGATTTGGCGTTAAAACAACGGATGGTGGCGGAAGTTGAGCAAAACTGCGCGCCTCATACCATTTTTGCCTCCAACACCTCATCTTTACCGATTAGCGATATTGCCGCTAATGCCGCCAGACCTGAACAGGTGATTGGTCTGCACTTTTTCAGCCCGGTTGAAAAAATGCCGCTGGTGGAGGTGATTCCCCATGCTTCCACCTCCGGAAAAACTATCGCCACCACGGTTAAGCTGGCGAAAAAACAGGGCAAAACGCCCATCGTGGTGCAGGATAAGGCCGGGTTCTATGTAAACCGTATTCTGGCCCCTTATATCAACGAAGCCATCCGGATGTTGACCGAAGGCGAACGGGTGGAGCAGATTGACGACGCGCTGGTGAAATTTGGTTTTCCGGTCGGGCCGATCCAACTTTTGGATGAGGTCGGAATCGACACCGGCACTAAAATTATACCTGTCCTTGAGGCCGCCTATGGCGAGCGTTTTAGCGCCCCTGCAAATGTTGTTACATCAATTTTGAATGACGATCGCAAAGGCAGAAAAAATGGTCGCGGTTTCTATCTTTACGGCGCAAAAGGGCGTAAAAGCAAAAAACAGGCGGATCCGGCAATTTATACGCTTATCGGGGCATCCGGGCAGGGCAGGCTTTCCGCCCGCCAGATGGCCGAACGATGCGTAATGTTAATGCTCAATGAGGCGGCGCGCTGCTTTGATGAGCAGGTGATCCGCAGCGCGCGCGATGGCGACATTGGCGCGGTGTTTGGTATCGGTTTTCCGCCGTTTCTCGGCGGCCCGTTCCGTTACATGGATTCTCTCGGCGCGGGTGAAGTGGTTGCGGTATTGCAGCGCCTGGCTTCGCAGTACGGTCCACGGTTCGCGCCGTGCGAGGCGTTGTTGCAGATGGCGGAGCGGGGTGAAAGTTTCTGGAAAACAGATGCAACTGACCCGAAATAA
- the sixA gene encoding phosphohistidine phosphatase SixA, whose protein sequence is MQVFIMRHGDAALDAASDSVRPLTVCGCDESRLMANWLKGQKVAIERVLVSPFLRAEQTLDEVGECISLPTNVDVLPELTPCGDVGLVSAYLQALANEGVSSALVISHLPLVGYLVSELCPGETPPMFTTSAIASVTLDESGKGVFNWQMSPCNLKMAKAI, encoded by the coding sequence ATGCAAGTTTTTATCATGCGTCACGGCGACGCGGCCCTCGACGCCGCCAGTGATTCGGTTCGTCCTCTGACCGTCTGTGGTTGTGATGAATCGCGCCTCATGGCGAACTGGCTGAAAGGTCAAAAAGTGGCTATCGAACGTGTTCTGGTAAGCCCGTTCCTGCGAGCCGAGCAAACGTTGGATGAGGTAGGGGAGTGTATCAGCCTGCCAACAAACGTTGATGTTCTGCCGGAACTGACGCCCTGCGGCGATGTAGGTCTGGTCAGCGCTTATCTCCAGGCGCTGGCGAATGAAGGAGTCTCTTCCGCGCTGGTGATCTCTCACCTGCCGCTGGTGGGCTACCTGGTTTCTGAACTCTGCCCGGGCGAAACGCCGCCTATGTTTACCACCTCGGCGATTGCCAGCGTCACGCTTGATGAAAGCGGGAAAGGGGTTTTCAACTGGCAGATGAGCCCATGCAACCTCAAAATGGCGAAAGCGATTTAA
- the smrB gene encoding endonuclease SmrB → MKKKTSLSEEDQALFRQLMTGTRQIKQDTIVHRPQRKKISEVPVKRLLSEQADASHYFSDEFQPLLNTEGPVKYVRPDVSHFELKKLRRGDYSPELFLDLHGLTQLQAKQELGALIAACRREHVFCACVMHGHGRHVLKQQTPLWLAQHPHIMAFHQAPKEYGGDAALLVLVEVEEWQPPELP, encoded by the coding sequence ATGAAAAAGAAAACATCGCTCAGCGAGGAGGATCAGGCGCTGTTCCGGCAATTGATGACCGGCACCCGCCAAATTAAACAGGACACCATTGTTCATCGTCCGCAGCGCAAAAAAATCAGCGAAGTGCCGGTAAAACGCCTTCTGTCGGAGCAGGCGGACGCCAGCCACTATTTCTCAGACGAATTTCAGCCGCTGCTGAATACTGAGGGTCCGGTGAAATACGTGCGCCCCGACGTCAGCCATTTTGAACTGAAAAAACTGCGCCGCGGCGACTATTCGCCGGAACTGTTCCTCGACCTGCATGGTCTGACGCAGCTTCAGGCGAAACAGGAGCTGGGCGCGCTGATTGCCGCCTGCCGTCGCGAACATGTCTTTTGCGCCTGCGTGATGCACGGTCACGGCAGACACGTTCTGAAACAGCAAACGCCGCTGTGGCTGGCGCAGCATCCGCATATTATGGCCTTCCATCAGGCACCAAAAGAGTACGGCGGCGACGCCGCGCTGCTGGTACTGGTTGAGGTGGAGGAGTGGCAGCCGCCGGAGCTGCCTTAA
- the prmB gene encoding 50S ribosomal protein L3 N(5)-glutamine methyltransferase, with the protein MDKIFVDEAVNDLHTIQDMLRWAVSRFSAANIWYGHGTDNPWDEAVQLVLPSLYLPLDIPEDMRTARLTSSERHRIVERVIRRVNERIPVAYLTNKAWFCGHEFYVDERVLVPRSPIGELINNRFAGLISEQPHHILDMCTGSGCIAIACAYAFPEAEVDAVDISTDALAVTEHNIEEHGLIHHVTPIRSDLFRDLPKVQYDLIVTNPPYVDAEDMSDLPNEYRHEPELGLASGSDGLKLTRRILGNAPDYLSDNGILICEVGNSMVHLMEQYPDVPFTWLEFNNGGDGVFMLTKAELLAAREHFSIYKD; encoded by the coding sequence GTGGATAAAATTTTCGTTGATGAAGCAGTAAATGATCTGCATACCATTCAGGACATGTTGCGTTGGGCGGTCAGCCGTTTTAGCGCGGCCAATATCTGGTATGGTCACGGCACCGATAACCCGTGGGACGAAGCCGTGCAGCTGGTGCTGCCGTCACTCTATCTGCCGCTGGATATTCCGGAAGATATGCGCACCGCGCGCCTGACCTCCAGCGAACGCCACCGTATCGTTGAGCGCGTGATCCGCCGCGTTAACGAACGCATCCCGGTGGCCTACCTGACGAATAAAGCCTGGTTCTGCGGCCATGAGTTTTATGTCGATGAACGCGTGCTGGTGCCGCGCTCGCCGATTGGCGAGCTGATCAACAACCGTTTTGCAGGGCTGATTAGCGAACAGCCGCACCACATTCTCGATATGTGTACCGGCAGCGGCTGTATCGCCATCGCCTGTGCCTACGCCTTCCCGGAGGCGGAAGTTGACGCGGTTGATATCTCTACCGATGCGCTGGCCGTCACCGAACACAATATTGAAGAGCATGGATTGATCCATCACGTCACGCCGATTCGTTCCGATCTGTTCCGCGATCTGCCAAAAGTTCAGTATGACCTGATTGTCACCAACCCGCCGTATGTCGATGCGGAAGATATGTCCGATCTGCCAAATGAGTATCGCCATGAGCCGGAACTGGGCCTGGCGTCAGGCTCCGACGGCCTGAAGCTCACGCGCCGTATTCTGGGCAATGCGCCGGACTACCTGTCTGATAACGGTATTCTGATTTGTGAAGTGGGTAACAGCATGGTACATCTGATGGAACAGTATCCGGACGTGCCGTTTACCTGGCTGGAATTCAATAACGGCGGCGACGGCGTCTTTATGCTGACCAAAGCCGAGCTGCTCGCCGCCCGCGAGCACTTCAGCATCTACAAAGATTAA
- the aroC gene encoding chorismate synthase codes for MAGNTIGQLFRVTTFGESHGLALGCVVDGVPPGIPLTEADLQHDLDRRRPGTSRYTTQRREPDRVKILSGVFDGVTTGTSIGLLIENTDQRSQDYSAIKDVFRPGHADYTYEQKYGLRDYRGGGRSSARETAMRVAAGAIAKKYLAQKFGVKIQGCLTQMGDIPLAIKEWDQVEQNPFFCADPDKIEALDELMRALKKEGDSIGAKVTVVASGVPAGLGEPVFDRLDADIAHALMSINAVKGVEIGDGFGVVALRGSQNRDEITAQGFQSNHAGGILGGISSGQQIVAHMALKPTSSITVPGRTINRAGEEVEMITKGRHDPCVGIRAVPIAEAMLAIVLMDHLLRQRAQNADVTTDIPRW; via the coding sequence ATGGCAGGAAATACAATAGGACAACTCTTTCGTGTCACTACCTTCGGCGAATCGCACGGGCTGGCGCTCGGGTGCGTCGTCGACGGCGTGCCGCCGGGCATTCCGCTCACCGAAGCGGATTTGCAGCACGATCTCGACAGACGTCGCCCGGGCACCTCACGCTACACCACCCAGCGTCGCGAACCGGATCGGGTAAAAATTCTCTCCGGCGTGTTTGACGGCGTTACCACCGGCACCAGCATCGGCCTGCTGATTGAAAATACCGATCAGCGTTCGCAGGACTATAGCGCCATTAAGGATGTCTTTCGTCCCGGTCACGCCGACTACACCTACGAACAGAAATACGGCCTGCGCGACTACCGCGGCGGCGGGCGTTCTTCCGCGCGTGAAACGGCGATGCGCGTGGCGGCGGGCGCGATTGCCAAAAAATATCTGGCGCAAAAGTTCGGCGTCAAAATCCAGGGCTGCCTGACCCAAATGGGCGACATTCCGCTGGCGATAAAAGAGTGGGATCAGGTTGAACAGAACCCCTTTTTCTGCGCGGATCCGGACAAAATCGAGGCGCTGGACGAGCTGATGCGGGCGCTGAAAAAAGAGGGCGACTCCATCGGCGCAAAAGTGACCGTGGTAGCCAGCGGCGTACCGGCAGGCTTAGGCGAACCGGTCTTTGATCGCCTCGATGCCGACATCGCCCACGCGCTGATGAGCATCAACGCGGTGAAAGGCGTTGAGATTGGCGATGGTTTCGGCGTGGTGGCGCTACGCGGCAGCCAGAACCGCGATGAAATTACGGCCCAGGGCTTTCAGAGCAACCACGCGGGCGGCATTCTGGGCGGGATCAGCAGCGGACAGCAGATTGTCGCGCACATGGCGCTGAAGCCAACCTCCAGTATTACCGTGCCGGGTCGCACCATTAACCGCGCTGGCGAAGAAGTTGAGATGATCACCAAAGGCCGTCACGATCCGTGCGTCGGGATCCGCGCCGTGCCGATCGCTGAAGCGATGCTGGCGATCGTGCTGATGGATCACCTGCTGCGCCAGCGGGCGCAAAATGCGGATGTGACAACGGATATTCCACGCTGGTAA